From the Streptomyces syringium genome, one window contains:
- a CDS encoding helix-turn-helix domain-containing protein, with protein MTRTEVSVLEYFAEGLTTGEVAEKMGIRPGTLTGHMGHIRAKLTVGDRPVMVHAAYMGGQLRRPEAAEAPVAFTKRDHDLWYLLATKPMAEIAQALYVSRDTARGMIKDLRARAGALSDVHLVKLGHAYGILGAEVTAR; from the coding sequence TTGACCAGGACGGAGGTCAGCGTCCTCGAGTATTTCGCCGAGGGGCTCACCACTGGCGAGGTAGCCGAGAAGATGGGCATCAGGCCAGGGACACTGACCGGACACATGGGCCACATCCGCGCAAAGCTGACGGTGGGCGACCGGCCTGTCATGGTCCACGCCGCGTATATGGGTGGGCAGTTGCGGCGCCCCGAGGCCGCCGAAGCGCCCGTCGCGTTCACCAAGCGAGACCATGATCTGTGGTACCTCCTGGCCACTAAGCCGATGGCCGAGATCGCGCAGGCCCTCTACGTCTCCCGGGACACCGCCCGCGGCATGATCAAAGACCTGAGGGCGCGGGCCGGTGCCCTCAGCGACGTCCACTTGGTCAAGCTCGGTCACGCCTACGGGATCCTCGGTGCGGAGGTGACCGCGCGGTGA